Below is a window of Salmo trutta chromosome 35, fSalTru1.1, whole genome shotgun sequence DNA.
GATTTTGTTTCTGCTGTTAGGGGACCATGGCTGCAACACTGCTTCCGTTTCTGATGAAGATAAAAAATCGTAGTGATGCTGTTCTCTCTTTACTTACAGATACTATGGAAGTAAGTACCTCACCTCCTCCAACCTCTACACTGACAACTAACGACTGAGAACTATCCCTGAAAGGAACTGTCTCAGTATTCTTGAAATATTGTGTGGAaatagtctgtctgtgtgtctgtatgcatgggagtgtgtgcatgagtgttggtgccagtgtgcatgtgtgtatctttgacggtgtgtgtgtgtattaatcttgaccccccccccagctCTCTGATGCTTTGTGTGGCTGTCCGTCCTCTGGTTATACCCCCCAGGGAAGCAACGGTATCTGGCCCAGTCAGAAGCAACCAGGGGGTCTTGTCTGGTCGACACAGCCTGGCCAACAGCCCACCCAACCCCAGGCCATGCCCTGCTTTCCTGGGCAGCCCAGCACCCCCTGCTGGCCTGGTCCACAACCATCCCAACAAGCCCCAGCTCCGGCTCAACCTCAGCCTATGCCCTGTTTTCCTGGGCAGCCCAACACCCCCTGCTGGCCTGGGCAACAGCCATCCCAAATAGCCCCAGCTCCAACCCAAAACTGGAACTGGCCTGGTCCGCAACCATCCCAACCAGCCCAAGCTCCATCCCTAAACTGGCCAGGTCCCCAACCACAACCACCCCAACCAGCCCCAGCCCATCCCTGCCAGCCATGCTGGCCTGGACCCCATCCCCAGCCTCCCCAATTCCAGCCTCAGCCTGCACCCCAGCCTATGCCCCAGCATTTTCAACCTCAAGGCCCAGCTCTGATTCAAGCCCAGGCCCAGGGCCCCAGTCAGCCTAGTGTCCCAGAGTGGCCAGTCCCAGGCCTTAGCCCAAGCATTAACCCAGGGTCTGGATGGCCATTAGGCCCTGGTCAGGACACAGATGGCTTCACACCTGCTCCACAGTGGAATCCGACACCAGCTGGACTGGTGAGAgacaaggagggagggaaggaggtttccaaatcaaatgttattggtcacatacacatggttaacagatgttaatgcgagtgtagcgaaatgcttgtgcttctagttccgaccacgcggtaatatctaacaagtaatctaacaatttcacaacagtgGATGTGGAAGGAAGGAGGAAATGTGCAATAAATTGTGTTGGTGTGAAGTCAGAGCCATATCCTAAATGTcagtgtgttgtgttggtgtatAGAGCGTGCCCTACAACCTGAACCTACAAAGAGGCATCTACGACAAGATGATGATCACCATCATGGGCCGGGTCAAACCAAATGCTAAGCAGTGAGTTCATCAACTACCATAGTCTACTATGGTCTTTgctgtttactaggattaataaGATCCCTGAGAGACCCAGTGTAAGCATTGGATGCTCTACACATCACTTGTATGTTACATGAACAACTGTTAACATACGTGTCATTTCGTAAAGTTGATTGTTCTGAGCATGTCGGCTGCCTTTGTCTGATGACGGTGGCTTGTGTTCACTGCCTAATGTCTTGACCTATCCTATTATCAATCTGAGCAATTAAACATCCTTTTCGATTCATTTTTTTTGGTTGTATCCCCCTCCAGGTTCACAGTCAACTTCCTGCGAGGTAAAGACATCGCCTTCCACCTCAACCCTCGGTTCAATGAGGGGGGCAAGAAGGCAGTGGTGAGGAACACCAAGGTGGGAGAGCgctgggggaaggaggagaggcacACACAGGGAGGCTTCCCCTTCATGGCTGGACAGTCCTTCGAGGTCAGTGGGAATATTCATTACAGCAGTGCAACTCTAGCccctactgtactgactaacaaaaGGAATATAGAGAAGTGTGTTTACTATCATTATTAAGCGTAGAACGATGGTTagttgtttttattgatctctacTAGTTAAGGTTAGTACAGGGATAAAGTACTGTAACTAAAGTAGGTTATAGATCAGCACTGTGGGATATCCTCTCTCTGAAGCACTGTCTGG
It encodes the following:
- the LOC115174489 gene encoding galectin-3 isoform X1, giving the protein MAATLLPFLMKIKNRSDAVLSLLTDTMEGSNGIWPSQKQPGGLVWSTQPGQQPTQPQAMPCFPGQPSTPCWPGPQPSQQAPAPAQPQPMPCFPGQPNTPCWPGQQPSQIAPAPTQNWNWPGPQPSQPAQAPSLNWPGPQPQPPQPAPAHPCQPCWPGPHPQPPQFQPQPAPQPMPQHFQPQGPALIQAQAQGPSQPSVPEWPVPGLSPSINPGSGWPLGPGQDTDGFTPAPQWNPTPAGLSVPYNLNLQRGIYDKMMITIMGRVKPNAKQFTVNFLRGKDIAFHLNPRFNEGGKKAVVRNTKVGERWGKEERHTQGGFPFMAGQSFEMKILVTSGEFKVAVNGAQLFEFKHRVRELNQIDRINILHDVILISINEDTIP
- the LOC115174489 gene encoding galectin-3 isoform X2, which gives rise to MEGSNGIWPSQKQPGGLVWSTQPGQQPTQPQAMPCFPGQPSTPCWPGPQPSQQAPAPAQPQPMPCFPGQPNTPCWPGQQPSQIAPAPTQNWNWPGPQPSQPAQAPSLNWPGPQPQPPQPAPAHPCQPCWPGPHPQPPQFQPQPAPQPMPQHFQPQGPALIQAQAQGPSQPSVPEWPVPGLSPSINPGSGWPLGPGQDTDGFTPAPQWNPTPAGLSVPYNLNLQRGIYDKMMITIMGRVKPNAKQFTVNFLRGKDIAFHLNPRFNEGGKKAVVRNTKVGERWGKEERHTQGGFPFMAGQSFEMKILVTSGEFKVAVNGAQLFEFKHRVRELNQIDRINILHDVILISINEDTIP